A single window of Candidatus Falkowbacteria bacterium DNA harbors:
- a CDS encoding valine--tRNA ligase: MTQEETQINGEIAKSFEPSLYEDGVYKKWEESGFFNPDNLAGDPYSIMMPPPNVTGVLHLGHALENSLMDVMARYQRMRGKKVLLLPGTDHAAVATQAKVEKILMDQGVANPREALGREGLLEKIREYAEGSKTTILSQIRKMGTSCDWSRLSYTFDEKRNRSVNEVFVRMYHDGLIYRGYRVVNWSVKGQSTCSDDELVHVERTAKFYTFKYSKDFPITIASTRPETKLGDTAVAVHPEDERYKQYIGQVFDVKGFGGAVDLKIMIIADENVDPKFGTGALGVTPAHSAIDFEMYEKQKAKGQPIELVQVIGHDGLMMRSADGYAGKTAEQARQEVVAWLNDNGLMEKEEDITQNVGTSDRFGDIVEALPMTQWFVDVNKPIPGRGKSLKDLMREAVTVGHQGKAEQKITIRPERFEKVYMNWIDNLRDWCISRQIWWGHRIPVWYNGHETYCGLTAPAGEGWVQDEDTLDTWFSSGLWTFSTLGWPDKTDSLKTFHPTSWMQMGYEILFFWMARMILMTTYTLDEIPFKDVYIHGILRDDKGRKFSKSSGNNVDPLEVIGKFGTDALRLSLLSGVTPGNDARYYEEKVEGARNLVNKLWNISRYIKQTQSSSAVLDTDSLTLADKWILEKMRSLIVEVTEDFENFQFAQASEKLRTFTWDDLADWYLEVSKFEKHDNKQYILDLVLKDLVKLWHPFIPFVTEVVWRDIFGLEALIVKEWPSAAAYEAAVGTNDAEAHLFEKYAKNTVIAIRNARSENRIEPAKKIKAVIYAGAAKEMIEGQSALIKNLRTGIDELEIKASGEKIDKAIFAAVGDIGIYLIGALDEAKEKERIGKEIANLDKIIGATKGKLSNKEFVERAPAAVVEKEKEKLAVWEAEAAKLKEQLANLS; the protein is encoded by the coding sequence ATGACCCAAGAAGAAACGCAAATCAACGGCGAAATCGCCAAATCATTCGAACCATCTTTGTATGAAGATGGTGTTTATAAAAAATGGGAAGAATCGGGTTTCTTTAATCCTGATAATCTTGCTGGCGATCCTTATTCCATCATGATGCCGCCACCCAACGTCACCGGCGTTCTGCACCTCGGCCATGCCTTGGAAAACTCTTTGATGGATGTTATGGCCCGTTATCAAAGGATGCGCGGCAAGAAGGTCCTGCTTTTGCCTGGTACCGACCATGCGGCTGTTGCGACGCAAGCCAAGGTCGAGAAGATACTGATGGACCAGGGAGTCGCGAATCCGCGTGAAGCGCTTGGCCGCGAAGGCTTGCTGGAAAAAATCAGGGAATATGCCGAAGGGTCAAAGACGACAATCCTTTCGCAGATCAGGAAGATGGGGACTAGTTGCGACTGGTCGAGGCTTTCATATACATTCGACGAAAAGCGTAACCGGTCGGTGAACGAGGTCTTTGTGCGCATGTACCACGACGGTTTGATTTACCGCGGATACCGGGTAGTCAATTGGTCGGTGAAGGGGCAGTCGACCTGCTCCGACGACGAGCTAGTTCATGTCGAAAGAACGGCCAAGTTCTATACTTTCAAATATAGCAAGGATTTTCCGATAACCATCGCCTCGACCAGACCGGAAACGAAATTGGGCGATACGGCAGTAGCAGTCCATCCGGAAGATGAGCGATACAAGCAATACATCGGCCAAGTCTTTGATGTCAAAGGCTTCGGCGGGGCGGTCGATTTGAAAATAATGATAATTGCCGACGAAAACGTCGACCCGAAATTCGGCACCGGGGCGCTGGGTGTAACGCCAGCCCACAGCGCGATCGATTTCGAGATGTATGAGAAGCAGAAAGCCAAGGGGCAGCCGATAGAGCTCGTGCAGGTTATTGGCCATGACGGCTTGATGATGCGAAGCGCCGACGGCTATGCTGGCAAAACGGCGGAGCAGGCTAGGCAGGAAGTAGTCGCTTGGCTCAATGATAATGGGTTGATGGAGAAGGAAGAAGATATAACTCAGAATGTCGGTACATCGGACCGTTTCGGCGATATTGTCGAGGCCCTGCCCATGACCCAATGGTTCGTTGACGTCAATAAGCCTATCCCTGGGCGCGGCAAAAGCCTTAAGGATCTGATGCGCGAAGCGGTAACTGTCGGACATCAGGGCAAGGCCGAGCAGAAGATAACCATCAGGCCCGAGCGGTTCGAGAAGGTGTATATGAACTGGATCGATAACCTGCGAGATTGGTGCATCAGCCGTCAGATCTGGTGGGGGCACCGCATCCCGGTCTGGTATAATGGCCATGAGACATACTGCGGCTTGACCGCTCCGGCCGGTGAGGGCTGGGTTCAGGATGAAGACACTCTCGACACTTGGTTCTCTTCCGGGTTGTGGACCTTTTCCACGCTCGGCTGGCCTGATAAGACTGATTCGCTCAAGACCTTTCACCCCACCAGTTGGATGCAGATGGGTTATGAAATCCTGTTCTTCTGGATGGCTCGAATGATTTTGATGACGACCTATACTCTCGACGAGATACCGTTCAAAGATGTTTATATCCACGGGATATTGCGCGACGACAAAGGCAGGAAATTTTCCAAGTCTTCCGGTAACAATGTCGATCCGCTCGAAGTCATCGGCAAATTCGGAACCGACGCCTTGCGCCTGAGCCTGCTTTCCGGCGTCACCCCCGGAAATGACGCGCGCTATTATGAAGAGAAGGTTGAGGGAGCTAGGAATCTTGTGAACAAGTTATGGAATATTTCGCGGTATATCAAGCAGACGCAGTCTTCATCTGCTGTGTTGGACACGGATAGCCTGACACTTGCTGACAAGTGGATACTGGAAAAGATGCGCAGCCTGATTGTCGAGGTGACTGAGGATTTTGAAAACTTTCAGTTTGCCCAAGCCAGTGAAAAACTGCGTACTTTCACCTGGGACGACCTGGCTGATTGGTATCTTGAAGTCAGCAAGTTTGAGAAACATGATAACAAGCAATATATATTAGACTTAGTATTGAAAGATCTGGTAAAGTTGTGGCACCCATTCATCCCGTTCGTGACAGAGGTTGTCTGGCGTGACATCTTCGGCTTAGAGGCGCTAATAGTGAAAGAGTGGCCATCTGCGGCAGCATATGAGGCTGCAGTAGGCACGAACGACGCTGAGGCACACCTGTTTGAAAAATATGCGAAGAACACGGTCATTGCCATCCGTAATGCGAGGAGCGAAAACAGGATAGAACCGGCTAAAAAGATAAAGGCGGTTATTTACGCGGGCGCGGCCAAAGAAATGATCGAAGGCCAGTCGGCCTTGATCAAGAACTTGCGTACCGGAATTGATGAATTGGAAATAAAGGCGAGCGGAGAAAAAATCGACAAAGCAATTTTTGCGGCCGTGGGTGATATCGGAATTTATCTGATCGGCGCCCTCGATGAGGCTAAAGAGAAGGAGCGTATCGGCAAGGAGATTGCCAACCTTGATAAGATAATCGGCGCGACTAAAGGCAAATTAAGCAATAAGGAGTTTGTTGAACGGGCGCCGGCAGCGGTTGTCGAAAAGGAAAAGGAAAAACTTGCGGTCTGGGAGGCTGAAGCGGCAAAGCTCAAGGAGCAGTTAGCAAATCTTAGTTAA
- a CDS encoding class I SAM-dependent methyltransferase, whose protein sequence is MKNNKLAEYQQLADEIIAENADYKRDEFEDRNVLERIIFPNILAEFEPQAILDIGREDYQSFYNLFFEGRELWTLDRREDGHEFGAEQHISADVVTLKEHFKNNTFDLIIMNGVFGWGLDDPKNIETTFAAIYDILKPGGVFVFGYNDWPNKPMEVEAIENLKKLKPLYFEPLKGESFKCINGEHTYRFYQK, encoded by the coding sequence ATGAAAAATAACAAATTAGCCGAATATCAGCAGCTGGCTGATGAGATAATAGCTGAAAATGCCGATTATAAAAGAGATGAATTCGAGGATCGTAACGTTCTCGAAAGGATAATTTTTCCGAACATCCTAGCTGAATTTGAACCGCAAGCCATCCTGGATATCGGACGCGAAGATTATCAGTCTTTCTATAATCTTTTTTTCGAAGGCCGCGAACTTTGGACGCTTGATCGTCGTGAAGACGGCCATGAATTCGGCGCCGAACAGCACATTTCGGCTGACGTCGTTACGCTTAAGGAACATTTCAAAAACAATACCTTCGACTTGATTATCATGAACGGAGTTTTCGGCTGGGGACTTGATGACCCGAAAAATATCGAAACCACTTTCGCCGCAATTTATGACATCCTGAAGCCGGGCGGGGTATTCGTGTTCGGCTATAATGACTGGCCGAACAAGCCGATGGAGGTCGAAGCGATCGAGAATCTGAAGAAACTGAAACCCCTGTACTTCGAACCGCTCAAGGGCGAAAGCTTCAAGTGTATCAACGGAGAGCACACCTACCGCTTTTATCAAAAATAA
- a CDS encoding Hsp20/alpha crystallin family protein, with protein MPIFNKKATQPADWSEEINLLNKQDEEDQWMDGDFEEGQLSIDVYQTPDSLIVKSTIAGVKPEDIDISVNNDLLTIRGKRDMDESIMDEDYLFRECYWGAFSRSIILPVEVKADKIEAYLESGVLTVTLPKLKKVKQVTVKVKER; from the coding sequence ATGCCCATCTTCAATAAGAAGGCAACTCAACCAGCCGACTGGTCCGAGGAGATCAATCTGCTGAATAAACAAGACGAAGAGGACCAATGGATGGATGGCGACTTTGAGGAAGGCCAACTGTCGATTGACGTTTACCAGACTCCGGACAGCCTTATCGTCAAATCGACAATCGCCGGCGTTAAGCCTGAAGATATTGATATTTCGGTAAACAACGACCTCCTGACCATCCGTGGGAAAAGAGACATGGATGAAAGCATCATGGACGAAGATTATCTTTTTCGCGAATGCTATTGGGGCGCTTTTTCCCGCTCAATCATCTTGCCAGTCGAAGTAAAGGCTGATAAGATTGAAGCCTACCTGGAAAGCGGTGTCCTGACCGTGACTTTGCCTAAATTAAAGAAGGTCAAGCAGGTAACTGTCAAAGTAAAAGAACGCTAA
- a CDS encoding glycosyltransferase, giving the protein MTKAKAPCILYVSTFPPRECGIATFTQDLTNAIDKEFAPALKSKVVAMNKNGTSLYNYPPKTAVQINDDDLEDYIVAANEINNSSDIKLVNIQHEYGIYGGEWGEFILPFMELIKKPIVLTMHTVLPNPDDWDEREKLIKVTQKIAEKADKIVVMTVSASKLLQTLYDIPADKIVVIPHGVHHIAFPSKTKAKKKLNLEGRTVLSTFGMLNRDKGIEYAIEALPKIVAKYPSVVYLVLGATHPVVRKEEGEVYRNKLINLVKKLQLEDHVKFYDKYLTLEELIEFLKATDIYVSPTLNPLQAVSGTISYALSCACPIVATANQYAKDVINSERGILVKFKSAKSIEKALFEMLEDKKMRKEMKKNAYFYSRHMTWQNVALSYFKVFNEQAKIVPREQGKLPAINLGQIKTLTDKFGMIQFATHTKPDTTSGYCLDDNTRAMLSFLMLYRQKPTRECQDYITRYLDFIDFVQQPSGKFYNFVAYNKTIIDKSESEDSIGRAVWSLGYLVSTKNLPDDVKKKACKILLKSLKFLPDLKSLRAISFAIIGLYYAQQNYYCAGAKGEAQIISIIKKLADVLKDKYRAQMSEPINQEKQWLWFEDFLTYSNFKLPEALLRTYQVTGNKDYLKIAEETLGFLGKVSFEFNYFSAIGQDGWYHRDGNRAYFDQQPEDASSAVEALAAAYEVTKRQEYADQASLAFDWFLGKNHLNQMIYDEATGGCYDGMGKESINFNQGAESTISYLLARLTVEKIIK; this is encoded by the coding sequence ATGACTAAAGCTAAAGCACCTTGCATCCTGTATGTCAGCACCTTCCCTCCACGGGAGTGCGGCATCGCCACCTTCACTCAAGATCTCACCAATGCCATCGACAAGGAGTTTGCTCCGGCGCTGAAGAGCAAGGTGGTGGCCATGAACAAGAATGGCACTTCTCTGTACAACTACCCGCCGAAGACCGCAGTCCAGATCAATGATGACGATCTGGAGGATTATATCGTGGCTGCCAATGAGATCAACAATTCTTCGGATATCAAGCTGGTCAACATCCAACACGAATACGGCATTTATGGCGGTGAGTGGGGCGAATTCATCCTGCCGTTCATGGAATTGATCAAGAAGCCGATCGTCCTGACCATGCACACGGTCCTGCCAAATCCAGATGACTGGGACGAGCGCGAGAAGCTGATCAAGGTGACTCAGAAAATAGCGGAAAAGGCTGACAAGATCGTGGTTATGACCGTGAGCGCGTCGAAGTTATTGCAGACGCTTTATGATATTCCAGCCGACAAGATCGTGGTCATCCCCCATGGCGTCCACCATATCGCTTTCCCATCGAAAACGAAGGCTAAGAAGAAGCTTAATCTCGAAGGCAGGACAGTTCTTTCGACCTTCGGCATGCTCAATCGTGACAAAGGCATCGAATATGCCATTGAGGCCCTGCCTAAAATCGTGGCTAAGTACCCCAGTGTGGTCTATCTGGTTCTTGGCGCTACCCATCCGGTCGTGCGCAAAGAGGAAGGAGAAGTCTATCGCAACAAGCTCATTAATCTGGTCAAGAAACTGCAGCTTGAAGATCATGTGAAATTTTATGACAAATATCTGACCCTCGAGGAGTTGATTGAATTCCTCAAGGCGACTGATATCTATGTCTCACCGACCCTGAACCCGCTGCAGGCCGTTTCCGGAACCATCTCTTATGCGTTGTCGTGCGCTTGCCCTATCGTCGCGACGGCCAATCAATACGCTAAAGATGTCATCAATAGCGAGCGGGGCATCTTGGTCAAGTTCAAGAGCGCCAAAAGCATCGAAAAGGCCTTGTTCGAGATGCTGGAAGACAAGAAGATGCGCAAAGAGATGAAGAAGAATGCATATTTCTATTCCCGCCACATGACCTGGCAGAATGTAGCCTTATCATATTTCAAGGTTTTCAACGAGCAGGCCAAAATCGTGCCGCGTGAGCAAGGCAAATTGCCGGCCATCAACCTCGGACAGATCAAGACTTTGACCGACAAGTTCGGCATGATACAATTCGCCACCCATACCAAACCGGACACGACTTCGGGCTATTGCCTGGATGACAATACGCGAGCCATGCTATCATTCCTCATGCTTTATCGCCAGAAACCGACTCGCGAATGCCAGGACTATATTACCCGCTATCTGGATTTCATCGACTTCGTGCAGCAGCCGAGCGGCAAGTTCTATAATTTCGTCGCCTACAACAAGACGATAATCGATAAATCAGAAAGCGAGGATTCTATCGGACGCGCCGTCTGGTCTCTCGGCTATCTGGTCAGCACGAAAAATCTTCCGGATGACGTCAAGAAGAAGGCCTGCAAGATATTGCTCAAGTCGCTGAAATTCCTGCCTGACCTGAAATCGCTAAGGGCGATCTCATTCGCCATTATCGGCCTGTATTACGCCCAGCAGAATTATTATTGCGCTGGCGCCAAGGGAGAAGCCCAGATTATCTCTATCATCAAGAAGCTGGCCGACGTCCTCAAGGACAAATATCGGGCGCAGATGAGCGAGCCGATCAATCAGGAAAAGCAGTGGCTTTGGTTCGAGGATTTTCTGACTTATTCTAATTTCAAGCTCCCGGAAGCCCTGCTACGCACGTATCAGGTAACTGGAAACAAGGACTACCTGAAAATCGCTGAAGAGACCCTAGGCTTTCTGGGCAAGGTGAGTTTCGAGTTCAACTATTTCTCGGCCATCGGCCAAGATGGCTGGTATCATCGTGACGGCAACCGCGCATATTTCGACCAGCAGCCCGAGGACGCATCTTCGGCCGTCGAAGCGCTGGCAGCCGCCTACGAAGTCACCAAGAGGCAGGAATACGCCGATCAGGCCAGTCTCGCCTTCGATTGGTTCTTGGGCAAGAATCATCTTAATCAGATGATTTATGACGAAGCCACGGGCGGCTGTTATGACGGCATGGGCAAGGAATCGATCAATTTCAATCAAGGAGCCGAGTCGACAATCTCATATCTTTTGGCCCGGCTTACTGTCGAGAAAATAATAAAATAG
- a CDS encoding glycosyltransferase family 4 protein, with protein sequence MKIAVLYSHPVESDGLSIQGNLMYRGLKELGVETIACHYNPSFQKQWVYDAFKPDVALGVGCWTYAPNIVFSPMNNGVIPVPWFVANGWVANYHKQLSNLPLVFTTSNWVTDTYKRDGVDTKNFETMPIGFDPKEIFPIDKNDHKIQTLRKMLGIAPDEKMILTIGGDVTSKGAQEMLKALAMVDEEFPKWRYVMKTWESESAEIHRREEDELIETLGIDRGKISYLSGAFSHDFMPYLIGAADIYAAPSRLEGFGMIQMEAEACGRPVVSINVGGPADTVIHGKTGYLASIGETVKLESEWAWEHMGFDADHRIHFEEPKVFAYRASVPDLAKYTLDLLSNDKLREEMGRNAADHALKNYHYVKVAEKAYNSIKGKLNLS encoded by the coding sequence ATGAAAATTGCAGTTCTGTACTCCCACCCCGTCGAATCTGACGGCTTAAGTATCCAAGGCAACCTGATGTACCGCGGCTTGAAAGAGCTTGGCGTCGAGACGATCGCTTGCCACTACAACCCGAGCTTCCAGAAACAGTGGGTCTATGACGCCTTCAAACCCGATGTCGCTCTCGGTGTCGGCTGTTGGACCTACGCCCCCAACATCGTCTTTTCCCCGATGAACAATGGCGTAATACCTGTACCATGGTTCGTCGCCAACGGTTGGGTCGCCAATTACCACAAACAGCTGTCGAATCTGCCGCTCGTCTTCACCACTTCGAACTGGGTGACTGATACCTACAAGCGTGACGGCGTCGATACTAAGAATTTCGAGACTATGCCGATCGGTTTCGACCCGAAAGAGATTTTTCCGATCGACAAGAATGATCACAAGATCCAGACTTTGCGCAAGATGCTCGGCATCGCCCCGGATGAAAAGATGATCCTGACTATCGGCGGCGATGTGACTAGCAAGGGGGCGCAGGAAATGCTCAAAGCTCTAGCTATGGTCGATGAGGAATTCCCGAAATGGCGCTACGTCATGAAGACCTGGGAAAGCGAATCGGCCGAAATCCACCGCCGCGAAGAAGATGAGCTGATCGAGACCCTGGGAATCGACCGCGGCAAGATCAGCTATCTCTCCGGCGCCTTCTCCCACGACTTCATGCCTTACCTTATCGGTGCAGCCGACATCTACGCCGCCCCTTCACGGCTAGAGGGCTTTGGCATGATCCAGATGGAAGCCGAAGCCTGCGGCCGTCCGGTTGTTTCAATCAACGTCGGCGGGCCAGCTGACACAGTCATCCATGGCAAGACGGGCTACTTGGCCAGCATCGGCGAGACAGTCAAATTGGAATCTGAATGGGCCTGGGAACATATGGGCTTCGATGCCGATCACCGGATCCATTTCGAGGAGCCGAAAGTCTTTGCTTATCGGGCCAGCGTACCGGACTTAGCTAAATATACTTTAGATTTATTATCCAACGACAAGCTACGCGAAGAAATGGGACGCAACGCCGCTGACCACGCCTTAAAAAACTACCACTACGTCAAAGTTGCCGAAAAAGCTTACAACTCCATCAAAGGCAAGCTGAACCTCTCTTAA
- a CDS encoding pesticidal protein Cry7Aa, with protein sequence MLKLRREGVILEKTRNSFENKSVLNPGVVQDGKNVHIVYRAIDKEYMSCLGYARLEGPTKVVERWNKPFLYPQYKCESRGIEDPRITKIDDTYYLIYIVHDGKNALLAYSYGKDILKLKRGGIISPKVPYNKAGKLFRYSKLKDDYYFYQAYYQQYGGKNIKIWDKDGYLYPEKINNKFVLVHRILPDMQVAYFNDFSDLKDEYYWIEYLMNMSKYVVLENAHGFEERHVGGGAPPIRTKHGWLMIYHGTEESNKRRVYHGGAALFDLENPSRMIARLPYPILSPEKDYELRGHVSQVVFPTGTSVFRDKLYVYYGAADSRIAVASVKIDALVGELLKNRIRE encoded by the coding sequence ATGTTGAAATTACGACGCGAGGGGGTAATCCTCGAAAAAACCAGGAATTCGTTCGAAAATAAATCGGTCCTCAATCCGGGAGTGGTTCAGGACGGCAAGAACGTGCATATAGTCTATAGAGCCATAGATAAGGAATATATGTCTTGTCTCGGTTATGCCAGGCTTGAAGGTCCGACCAAGGTCGTCGAGCGCTGGAACAAGCCTTTCCTTTATCCGCAGTACAAATGCGAAAGCCGCGGCATCGAAGACCCTCGCATAACCAAGATCGATGATACTTATTATTTGATTTACATTGTCCACGACGGCAAGAACGCGCTTTTGGCTTATTCTTATGGCAAGGACATCCTGAAACTTAAGCGAGGGGGCATTATCAGCCCCAAGGTCCCCTATAATAAGGCCGGAAAACTTTTCCGCTATTCCAAGCTCAAGGATGATTACTATTTTTATCAGGCCTATTACCAGCAATATGGCGGCAAGAATATAAAGATTTGGGACAAGGACGGCTATCTGTATCCGGAAAAGATCAATAACAAATTCGTGCTGGTTCATCGTATTTTGCCAGACATGCAGGTGGCGTATTTCAATGATTTTTCCGATCTTAAGGATGAGTATTATTGGATAGAGTATCTGATGAATATGTCGAAATACGTGGTTTTGGAGAATGCCCACGGTTTCGAGGAGCGCCATGTCGGCGGCGGAGCGCCGCCGATCAGGACCAAGCATGGCTGGCTGATGATTTATCACGGAACCGAAGAATCCAATAAGCGCCGCGTCTATCATGGTGGTGCAGCGTTGTTCGACTTGGAAAATCCGAGCCGGATGATCGCCCGCTTGCCCTATCCGATCCTGTCGCCGGAAAAGGACTATGAGCTGCGGGGCCATGTCAGCCAGGTCGTCTTTCCTACTGGCACCAGCGTTTTTCGTGATAAGCTTTATGTCTATTACGGCGCGGCTGATTCGCGCATCGCTGTCGCCAGCGTCAAGATCGATGCGCTGGTCGGCGAGCTTTTGAAAAATCGCATCCGCGAATAG
- a CDS encoding tetratricopeptide repeat protein, producing MSEKIYLNVLRGGVYLTFLTTFFVFDNLLFPYITSKQIPFNLLIEALFMVWIAFIVKFPAWRPFGAGKRKLTRDWLTLSVLAFFAILTASCFSGVDFNLSFWGDIERMLGVFHLLHFLALYLIIITVFKGWPEWRNLLMVSVAAATIQSFYTISQAANAKAAFGTLGNTSYVSGQMIFNIFFALILFFRQKSWALRIGYSISMILMLISMKNAGTRGAFVGLGISILLMLFLLAMYNQSKKIKFGSIGLAIFFVMGIGLIFANSQSDWVKSNQLFNRIAYIDLKSNTFQTRLISWRSGFKDLPNHWLLGTGYGNYAISFDKYFDPSFYNWSRGETYFDHAHNNVVDILSTTGILGVTAYLSIFAAIVYYLIRFFRRKEIGLMEFTLLLGLLAAYFIQNIVLFDSFITYLCLMILFGYIYKLSRPDGYKEQESAIVATGAGKTASGDITNKQFFALTAIFIVVVSIAYQYNIKVYKMLDLTIAGQAAAASGNLPAAVDAYKKAYEYDTVLDRDSRNTFVQLMLQRTDLLSKMPKEQALGYLQYAIELSEKNVAHNRQDSFNLMILAQILNLTSGFYSDNPQQFSYYSQRAEEAIDQCIAATPRRPTVYFIKAQIYLSRGNKDKAIEILKYAVEMNDKFPDSVCQLAKVYGYAGQAKLADEWLDKCVDSGGADTLYSGQQLSDLLNRYFKAKQYDRAVKVLTQLTALDPDNIKVWTGLAEAQRQLGNKEAAAAAANKAAQIDPSLKSSAEQFIQSLK from the coding sequence ATGTCCGAAAAGATCTACTTGAACGTCTTGCGTGGCGGCGTTTATCTGACTTTTTTAACCACGTTTTTCGTTTTTGACAACCTGCTTTTCCCGTACATCACCTCGAAGCAGATCCCTTTCAACCTGCTGATCGAGGCGTTGTTCATGGTTTGGATAGCTTTCATTGTCAAATTCCCGGCTTGGCGTCCTTTCGGCGCCGGCAAACGCAAGCTGACTCGTGATTGGCTAACCCTGAGCGTTTTAGCCTTTTTTGCCATTTTGACTGCGTCTTGCTTCAGCGGAGTAGATTTCAATTTGAGCTTTTGGGGCGATATCGAGCGTATGCTGGGCGTCTTCCACCTCCTGCACTTTCTCGCGCTTTACCTGATAATCATTACGGTTTTCAAGGGCTGGCCTGAGTGGCGCAATCTGCTGATGGTCTCTGTTGCCGCTGCCACCATCCAGTCCTTTTATACGATTTCCCAAGCGGCCAACGCCAAAGCGGCCTTTGGGACGCTTGGCAATACTTCATATGTCAGCGGACAGATGATTTTCAACATCTTTTTCGCATTGATTCTCTTTTTCCGGCAGAAGAGCTGGGCTCTGCGGATCGGTTATTCGATCTCGATGATATTAATGCTGATCTCGATGAAAAATGCCGGCACCCGTGGCGCTTTTGTCGGACTCGGAATCAGCATCCTCTTGATGCTTTTCCTGTTAGCGATGTATAACCAGAGCAAGAAAATCAAGTTCGGCAGCATCGGTTTGGCGATTTTCTTCGTCATGGGCATCGGCTTGATTTTTGCCAATAGCCAGAGCGACTGGGTCAAGAGCAATCAGCTGTTCAATCGAATAGCTTATATCGACTTGAAGTCGAATACTTTCCAGACGCGCCTGATTTCCTGGCGTTCCGGCTTCAAGGATCTGCCGAATCATTGGCTGCTCGGTACGGGGTACGGAAACTACGCCATCAGTTTTGATAAGTACTTCGACCCTTCTTTCTATAACTGGTCCCGCGGCGAGACTTACTTCGATCACGCCCATAATAACGTGGTCGATATCCTGTCCACGACCGGCATCCTTGGCGTAACAGCCTATCTCTCCATCTTCGCCGCCATCGTATATTATCTGATACGCTTCTTCCGTAGAAAGGAAATCGGCTTGATGGAGTTTACGCTTCTTCTGGGTCTTTTGGCGGCCTATTTCATCCAGAATATCGTGCTTTTCGATTCGTTCATCACCTACTTGTGCCTGATGATACTTTTCGGATATATCTATAAGCTATCCCGGCCGGACGGTTATAAAGAGCAAGAGTCTGCCATCGTGGCAACCGGAGCGGGCAAAACCGCCTCGGGAGATATCACTAACAAACAGTTTTTTGCCTTGACCGCAATCTTTATCGTGGTCGTTTCGATCGCTTACCAGTATAATATCAAGGTCTACAAGATGCTTGACCTGACCATCGCTGGCCAGGCCGCAGCCGCCTCGGGAAACCTGCCAGCCGCGGTCGACGCCTATAAGAAGGCCTATGAATATGATACAGTGCTTGATCGCGATAGCCGCAATACTTTCGTCCAGCTGATGTTGCAACGCACAGACCTGCTTTCAAAGATGCCTAAAGAGCAAGCGCTCGGGTATCTGCAATATGCCATCGAATTGTCAGAGAAGAATGTCGCGCACAACCGCCAAGACAGTTTCAATCTGATGATCCTAGCTCAGATACTCAACCTGACCTCCGGCTTTTATAGCGATAATCCCCAGCAGTTCTCATATTATTCGCAGCGAGCTGAGGAGGCGATCGACCAATGTATTGCCGCCACGCCACGCCGTCCGACCGTTTATTTCATCAAGGCCCAAATTTATCTTTCTAGAGGAAATAAGGACAAGGCGATCGAAATCCTGAAATATGCCGTTGAGATGAATGACAAGTTTCCTGACAGTGTCTGCCAGCTAGCCAAGGTTTATGGTTATGCCGGACAGGCCAAACTGGCCGATGAATGGCTGGATAAGTGCGTCGATTCCGGCGGGGCGGATACGTTGTATTCGGGCCAGCAGCTGAGCGATCTGCTTAATCGCTATTTCAAGGCCAAGCAGTATGATCGGGCAGTCAAGGTTCTGACCCAGCTGACAGCTCTTGATCCTGACAACATCAAAGTTTGGACCGGCTTGGCTGAAGCGCAAAGGCAGCTAGGCAATAAAGAGGCCGCCGCTGCTGCCGCCAACAAAGCAGCTCAGATCGACCCCAGCCTCAAATCAAGCGCAGAACAATTCATACAATCTCTGAAGTAG